One Elusimicrobiota bacterium DNA segment encodes these proteins:
- a CDS encoding HEAT repeat domain-containing protein: protein MRKAWLLGVFLFLPRTGQAALGGVPAEPAAKLQPFGSAKELSLLLNTGELPPIASAPIMEVEKLGEDLRDAVAPVPSLTGLLAALRDPDPRERGEAVAAFGYEGNFAAIPYVSAVLLRLDEPLFVRVAAAQALGRIGDRRAWSFLARAVRDPEPQVRLACAIALGRLSRWRGVRPLSRALRSETDESVRVALTWALGAAQRRRL, encoded by the coding sequence ATGCGCAAAGCATGGCTCCTCGGCGTTTTCCTTTTCCTGCCCCGGACGGGGCAGGCCGCGCTCGGCGGCGTCCCGGCTGAGCCTGCGGCCAAGCTCCAGCCGTTCGGCAGCGCCAAGGAGCTTTCCCTCCTGCTCAACACCGGGGAGCTTCCGCCCATCGCGTCGGCGCCTATAATGGAGGTGGAGAAGCTCGGGGAAGACCTGCGCGACGCCGTCGCCCCGGTCCCGTCCTTGACCGGGCTCCTGGCCGCGCTGCGCGACCCGGATCCGCGCGAGCGCGGCGAGGCCGTCGCGGCCTTCGGCTATGAGGGCAATTTCGCCGCCATCCCCTACGTCAGCGCGGTCTTGCTGCGCCTGGACGAGCCGCTCTTCGTGCGCGTGGCCGCGGCCCAGGCCCTGGGCCGCATCGGCGACCGGCGCGCCTGGAGCTTCCTGGCCCGCGCCGTCAGGGACCCTGAGCCCCAGGTGCGTCTGGCTTGCGCCATCGCCCTGGGCCGCCTGAGCCGCTGGAGAGGGGTCAGGCCCCTGTCGCGCGCCCTGCGCTCGGAGACCGATGAGAGCGTGCGCGTGGCCCTGACCTGGGCCCTGGGCGCGGCCCAGCGCCGCCGGCTCTAG
- a CDS encoding 3'-5' exonuclease → MSPKTRKVPAEAPDFAAIDFETADYGSDSACAVGVVRVKDGRIAKRFHRLIRPPRDRFIFTYIHGITWPQVCLEPSFAELWIEIAAAIGDAQFLAAHNARFDRKVLETCCRSAGIAPPPWPYVCTVQLARKTWSIYPTQLPTVCGRLGIDLDHHQALSDAEACARIVLAALKEGWRPSPSAAASSPRP, encoded by the coding sequence ATGAGCCCCAAGACGCGCAAGGTCCCCGCCGAGGCGCCCGACTTCGCGGCCATCGACTTCGAGACCGCGGACTACGGCTCGGACTCGGCTTGCGCCGTCGGGGTGGTGCGGGTCAAGGACGGCCGCATCGCCAAGCGCTTCCACCGCCTCATCCGCCCGCCGCGCGACCGCTTCATCTTCACCTACATCCACGGCATCACCTGGCCGCAGGTGTGCCTGGAGCCGAGCTTCGCCGAGCTCTGGATCGAGATCGCGGCCGCCATCGGCGACGCGCAGTTCCTGGCCGCGCACAACGCGCGCTTCGACCGCAAGGTCCTGGAGACCTGCTGCCGGTCCGCGGGCATCGCTCCGCCGCCTTGGCCCTACGTCTGCACGGTGCAGCTGGCGCGCAAGACCTGGTCCATCTACCCCACCCAACTGCCCACGGTCTGCGGCCGGCTGGGCATCGACCTGGACCACCACCAGGCGCTCTCGGACGCCGAGGCCTGCGCGCGCATCGTGCTGGCCGCGCTCAAGGAAGGCTGGCGGCCGTCGCCGTCGGCCGCGGCCTCCAGCCCGCGGCCCTAG